GGTCCAATGGGATGCAATAGGGTGGCAATGGGGTCCAATGAGGTCCAATGGGATTCAATAGGGTGACAATGGGGTCCAATGGGGTCCAATGGGATGCAATAGGGTGGCAATGGGGTCCAATGAGGTCCAATGGGATGCAATAGGGTGGCAATGGGGTCCAATGGGGTCCAATGGGATGCAATAGGGTGGCAATGGGGTCCAATGGGATCCAATGGGATGCAATGGCATCCAATAGGATCTAAAGGGAACcaatgggatgcaatggggtGACAATAGGATCCAATAGGATCCAGTGAGATCTAATGGAATGTAAACTAGCAACGGTTGCCAATGGGGGATGGGCTTTGGCTagttcctccttcctcccctccccccccaagcGCTCTACCCGTCCCGGTTGAGTCCTCCGCTTCTCTCCGCCCCCTCCCGTTCCCTTCTTACCGTTTTCGGAGTGCTGGCGGCTTTAAAAATCGCCGTTACTTAGCTGTAGGATCAGCAAGCGCCGGAGCACCGTCCGCCGCGGCGGCCGGCGCCGAATGGAGGGCGGGAAACATCGGCTCTGAGGGTCCTTCCGGGAGGCGGGGCTTTGTAGGGTGATTGACGAGCTCGCGGCCAATCAGAAGGAAGACGTGGCCGCGGAGCGGCCAGTGAGAGAGCGGCGCTTGAGGTGAGGGCCAATCGGAGTCTGGGGGCGGGGAGAGAGGGCGGGATTTGGGTGGGGGGGAGCGGCGTGATTGGCTGGGGCTGGAGAGATAGGGGAGAATGGGGCTATTAGGGTAATTAGGGGATGTAACTAGAGAAGGTAATTAGAGGAACTGAGAGCAATCAGAGGAGATAATTAGAGGGAGTAGGGGTAATTAGAGGGGGTAATTAGCAGGGTAGGGGTAATTAGAGGAGGTAACTAGAGGGAAGAGGGGTAATTAGAGGGGTGGGGTAATTAGAGAGGGCAATTAGAGGAGAGAGGGGTAATTAGAGGGGGAGGGCAATTAGCGGGGGTACTTAATGACATGACACGGTGCGAATTGGGAATGGTGATTATTAGCGGGCTAATCGGGGGGTGGAGAGGTAATTAGGGCTGCCATTGGTCCTCCAGCCGCCATTAGTCCTCCAGCTGCCATTAGTCCTCCAGCCTCTACCCAAGTGCTGAGACTAATTAATTAATGACTTAAAGAGGTGCTAATTAGTCGTAGCTCATTAACAAAGGACATAACGAACCAGGCGGCCGCCTCCAGCTGCCATTAGTCCTCCAGCCAACGCTTCAACCAACACACCATAGACTGAAGTGCTGATGCTAATTATTTAATGACTTCTAGAGATGCTAATTAATCGCAGCTCATTAACAAAGGACATAACGAACCAGCCGGCCCCCCCGCACCTCCCGAACCCGTTGGCAATGGCGGAGGACGTTGAGAATGGTGTGGAATCTCTTATCCATCTTCAGCTGGGTGAATTCCTTGAGATCGGCCTCCACCACGAAAATCTCacctagggaaaaaaagaaaaccagagctGAAGCTACGTAACAGAAGAGGAAACGCTTCCTCTTGACTTCCACCCGGAAATGTTACCTTTGGTTTCTTTGGTCTCCTCTTCCTGGAAGCGATGGTAGAGGGAACAGACGGCGGTGGGCATCGATTTGGGGTTTTGGTGGAGGATTTTGTATTTGGAGGCGGCGGCGGCGTGGAGGGCTTGGAGGGTGGTGTTGATTTGGGCCAGGGTCAGTCGGCCTCTCATGTagctggaagaggaaaaaggggtggaaggaggaaggaagtaGGGGGGGAAATGGGAAGTGGGTGAGGGGGCCGGGGGGAAGTAGGGGGAAAAGTGGGGGGCACGGGGGGAAGTGGGGGGAAAGTGGGGGTGGGAGCGAGGGGGGGAAATTGGGAAATGCAACAAGAAATAGGGCAGGAAATGGGAGTAGAGNNNNNNNNNNNNNNNNNNNNNNNNNNNNNNNNNNNNNNNNNNNNNNNNNNNNNNNNNNNNNNNNNNNNNNNNNNNNNNNNNNNNNNNNNNNNNNNNNNNNNNNNNNNNNNNNNNNNNNNNNNNNNNNNNNNNNNNNNNNNNNNNNNNNNNNNNNNNNNNNNNNNNNNNNNNNNNNNNNNNNNNNNNNNNNNNNNNNNNNNNNNNNNNNNNNNNNNNNNNNNNNNNNNNNNNNNNNNNNNNNNNNNNNNNNNNNNNNNNNNNNNNNNNNNNNNNNNNNNNNNNNNNNNNNNNNNNNNNNNNNNNNNNNNNNNNNNNNNNNNNNNNNNNNNNNNNNNNNNNNNNNNNNNNNNNNNNNNNNNNNNNNNNNNNNNNNNNNNNNNNNNNNNNNNNNNNNNNNNNNNNNNNNNNNNNNNNNNNNNNNNNNNNNNNNNNNNNNNNNNNNNNNNNNNNNNNNNNNNNNNNNNNNNNNNNNNNNNNNNNNNNNNNNNNNNNNNNNNNNNNNNNNNNNNNNNNNNNNNNNNNNNNNNNNNNNNNNNNNNNNNNNNNNNNNNNNNNNNNNNNNNNNNNNNNNNNNNNNNNNNNNNNNNNNNNNNNNNNNNNNNNNNNNNNNNNNNNNNNNNNNNNNNNNNNNNNNNNNNNNNNNNNNNNNNNNNNNNNNNNNNNNNNNNNNNNNNNNNNNNNNNNNNNNNNNNNNNNNNNNNNNNNNNNNNNNNNNNNNNNNNNNNNNNNNNNNNNNNNNNNNNNNNNNNNNNNNNNNNNNNNNNNNNNNNNNNNNNNNNNNNNNNNNNNNNNNNNNNNNNNNNNNNNNNNNNNNNNNNNNNNNNNNNNNNNNNNNNNNNNNNNNNNNNNNNNNNNNNNNNNNNNNNNNNNNNNNNNNNNNNNNNNNNNNNNNNNNNNNNNNNNNNNNNNNNNNNNNNNNNNNNNNNNNNNNNNNNNNNNNNNNNNNNNNNNNNNNNNNNNNNNNNNNNNNNNNNNNNNNNNNNNNNNNNNNNNNNNNNNNNNNNNNNNNNNNNNNNNNNNNNNNNNNNNNNNNNNNNNNNNNNNNNNNNNNNNNNNNNNNNNNNNNNNNNNNNNNNNNNNNNNNNNNNNNNNNNNNNNNNNNNNNNNNNNNNNNNNNNNNNNNNNNNNNNNNNNNNNNNNNNNNNNNNNNNNNNNNNNNNNNNNNNNNNNNNNNNNNNNNNNNNNNNNNNNNNNNNNNNNNNNNNNNNNNNNNNNNNNNNNNNNNNNNNNNNNNNNNNNNNNNNNNNNNNNNNNNNNNNNNNNNNNNNNNNNNNNNNNNNNNNNNNNNNNNNNNNNNNNNNNNNNNNNNNNNNNNNNNNNNNNNNNNNNNNNNNNNNNNNNNNNNNNNNNNNNNNNNNNNNNNNNNNNNNNNNNNNNNNNNNNNNNNNNNNNNNNNNNNNNNNNNNNNNNNNNNNNNNNNNNNNNNNNNNNNNNNNNNNNNNNNNNNNNNNNNNNNNNNNNNNNNNNNNNNNNNNNNNNNNNNNNNNNNNNNNNNNNNNNNNNNNNNNNNNNNNNNNNNNNNNNNNNNNNNNNNNNNNNNNNNNNNNNNNNNNNNNNNNNNNNNNNNNNNNNNNNNNNNNNNNNNNNNNNNNNNNNNNNNNNNNNNNNNNNNNNNNNNNNNNNNNNNNNNNNNNNNNNNNNNNNNNNNNNNNNNNNNNNNNNNNNNNNNNNNNNNNNNNNNNNNNNNNNNNNNNNNNNNNNNNNNNNNNNNNNNNNNNNNNNNNNNNNNNNNNNNNNNNNNNNNNNNNNNNNNNNNNNNNNNNNNNNNNNNNNNNNNNNNNNNNNNNNNNNNNNNNNNNNNNNNNNNNNNNNNNNNNNNNNNNNNNNNNNNNNNNNNNNNNNNNNNNNNNNNNNNNNNNNNNNNNNNNNNNNNNNNNNNNNNNNNNNNNNNNNNNNNNNNNNNNNNNNNNNNNNNNNNNNNNNNNNNNNNNNNNNNNNNNNNNNNNNNNNNNNNNNNNNNNNNNNNNNNNNNNNNNNNNNNNNNNNNNNNNNNNNNNNNNNNNNNNNNNNNNNNNNNNNNNNNNNNNNNNNNNNNNNNNNNNNNNNNNNNNNNNNNNNNNNNNNNNNNNNNNNNNNNNNNNNNNNNNNNNNNNNNNNNNNNNNNNNNNNNNNNNNNNNNNNNNNNNNNNNNNNNNNNNNNNNNNNNNNNNNNNNNNNNNNNNNNNNNNNNNNNNNNNNNNNNNNNNNNNNNNNNNNNNNNNNNNNNNNNNNNNNNNNNNNNNNNNNNNNNNNNNNNNNNNNNNNNNNNNNNNNNNNNNNNNNNNNNNNNNNNNNNNNNNNNNNNNNNNNNNNNNNNNNNNNNNNNNNNNNNNNNNNNNNNNNNNNNNNNNNNNNNNNNNNNNNNNNNNNNNNNNNNNNNNNNNNNNNNNNNNNNNNNNNNNNNNNNNNNNNNNNNNNNNNNNNNNNNNNNNNNNNNNNNNNNNNNNNNNNNNNNNNNNNNNNNNNNNNNNNNNNNNNNNNNNNNNNNNNNNNNNNNNNNNNNNNNNNNNNNNNNNNNNNNNNNNNNNNNNNNNNNNNNNNNNNNNNNNNNNNNNNNNNNNNNNNNNNNNNNNNNNNNNNNNNNNNNNNNNNNNNNNNNNNNNNNNNNNNNNNNNNNNNNNNNNNNNNNNNNNNNNNNNNNNNNNNNNNNNNNNNNNNNNNNNNNNNNNNNNNNNNNNNNNNNNNNNNNNNNNNNNNNNNNNNNNNNNNNNNNNNNNNNNNNNNNNNNNNNNNNNNNNNNNNNNNNNNNNNNNNNNNNNNNNNNNNNNNNNNNNNNNNNNNNNNNNNNNNNNNNNNNNNNNNNNNNNNNNNNNNNNNNNNNNNNNNNNNNNNNNNNNNNNNNNNNNNNNNNNNNNNNNNNNNNNNNNNNNNNNNNNNNNNNNNNNNNNNNNNNNNNNNNNNNNNNNNNNNNNNNNNNNNNNNNNNNNNNNNNNNNNNNNNNNNNNNNNNNNNNNNNNNNNNNNNNNNNNNNNNNNNNNNNNNNNNNNNNNNNNNNNNNNNNNNNNNNNNNNNNNNNNNNNNNNNNNNNNNNNNNNNNNNNNNNNNNNNNNNNNNNNNNNNNNNNNNNNNNNNNNNNNNNNNNNNNNNNNNNNNNNNNNNNNNNNNNNNNNNNNNNNNNNNNNNNNNNNNNNNNNNNNNNNNNNNNNNNNNNNNNNNNNNNNNNNNNNNNNNNNNNNNNNNNNNNNNNNNNNNNNNNNNNNNNNNNNNNNNNNNNNNNNNNNNNNNNNNNNNNNNNNNNNNNNNNNNNNNNNNNNNNNNNNNNNNNNNNNNNNNNNNNNNNNNNNNNNNNNNNNNNNNNNNNNNNNNNNNNNNNNNNNNNNNNNNNNNNNNNNNNNNNNNNNNNNNNNNNNNNNNNNNNNNNNNNNNNNNNNNNNNNNNNNNNNNNNNNNNNNNNNNNNNNNNNNNNNNNNNNNNNNNNNNNNNNNNNNNNNNNNNNNNNNNNNNNNNNNNNNNNNNNNNNNNNNNNNNNNNNNNNNNNNNNNNNNNNNNNNNNNNNNNNNNNNNNNNNNNNNNNNNNNNNNNNNNNNNNNNNNNNNNNNNNNNNNNNNNNNNNNNNNNNNNNNNNNNNNNNNNNNNNNNNNNNNNNNNNNNNNNNNNNNNNNNNNNNNNNNNNNNNNNNNNNNNNNNNNNNNNNNNNNNNNNNNNNNNNNNNNNNNNNNNNNNNNNNNNNNNNNNNNNNNNNNNNNNNNNNNNNNNNNNNNNNNNNNNNNNNNNNNNNNNNNNNNNNNNNNNNNNNNNNNNNNNNNNNNNNNNNNNNNNNNNNNNNNNNNNNNNNNNNNNNNNNNNNNNNNNNNNNNNNNNNNNNNNNNNNNNNNNNNNNNNNNNNNNNNNNNNNNNNNNNNNNNNNNNNNNNNNNNNNNNNNNNNNNNNNNNNNNNNNNNNNNNNNNNNNNNNNNNNNNNNNNNNNNNNNNNNNNNNNNNNNNNNNNNNNNNNNNNNNNNNNNNNNNNNNNNNNNNNNNNNNNNNNNNNNNNNNNNNNNNNNNNNNNNNNNNNNNNNNNNNNNNNNNNNNNNNNNNNNNNNNNNNNNNNNNNNNNNNNNNNNNNNNNNNNNNNNNNNNNNNNNNNNNNNNNNNNNNNNNNNNNNNNNNNNNNNNNNNNNNNNNNNNNNNNNNNNNNNNNNNNNNNNNNNNNNNNNNNNNNNNNNNNNNNNNNNNNNNNNNNNNNNNNNNNNNNNNNNNNNNNNNNNNNNNNNNNNNNNNNNNNNNNNNNNNNNNNNNNNNNNNNNNNNNNNNNNNNNNNNNNNNNNNNNNNNNNNNNNNNNNNNNNNNNNNNNNNNNNNNNNNNNNNNNNNNNNNNNNNNNNNNNNNNNNNNNNNNNNNNNNNNNNNNNNNNNNNNNNNNNNNNNNNNNNNNNNNNNNNNNNNNNNNNNNNNNNNNNNNNNNNNNNNNNNNNNNNNNNNNNNNNNNNNNNNNNNNNNNNNNNNNNNNNNNNNNNNNNNNNNNNNNNNNNNNNNNNNNNNNNNNNNNNNNNNNNNNNNNNNNNNNNNNNNNNNNNNNNNNNNNNNNNNNNNNNNNNNNNNNNNNNNNNNNNNNNNNNNNNNNNNNNNNNNNNNNNNNNNNNNNNNNNNNNNNNNNNNNNNNNNNNNNNNNNNNNNNNNNNNNNNNNNNNNNNNNNNNNNNNNNNNNNNNNNNNNNNNNNNNNNNNNNNNNNNNNNNNNNNNNNNNNNNNNNNNNNNNNNNNNNNNNNNNNNNNNNNNNNNNNNNNNNNNNNNNNNNNNNNNNNNNNNNNNNNNNNNNNNNNNNNNNNNNNNNNNNNNNNNNNNNNNNNNNNNNNNNNNNNNNNNNNNNNNNNNNNNNNNNNNNNNNNNNNNNNNNNNNNNNNNNNNNNNNNNNNNNNNNNNNNNNNNNNNNNNNNNNNNNNNNNNNNNNNNNNNNNNNNNNNNNNNNNNNNNNNNNNNNNNNNNNNNNNNNNNNNNNNNNNNNNNNNNNNNNNNNNNNNNNNNNNNNNNNNNNNNNNNNNNNNNNNNNNNNNNNNNNNNNNNNNNNNNNNNNNNNNNNNNNNNNNNNNNNNNNNNNNNNNNNNNNNNNNNNNNNNNNNNNNNNNNNNNNNNNNNNNNNNNNNNNNNNNNNNNNNNNNNNNNNNNNNNNNNNNNNNNNNNNNNNNNNNNNNNNNNNNNNNNNNNNNNNNNNNNNNNNNNNNNNNNNNNNNNNNNNNNNNNNNNNNNNNNNNNNNNNNNNNNNNNNNNNNNNNNNNNNNNNNNNNNNNNNNNNNNNNNNNNNNNNNNNNNNNNNNNNNNNNNNNNNNNNNNNNNNNNNNNNNNNNNNNNNNNNNNNNNNNNNNNNNNNNNNNNNNNNNNNNNNNNNNNNNNNNNNNNNNNNNNNNNNNNNNNNNNNNNNNNNNNNNNNNNNNNNNNNNNNNNNNNNNNNNNNNNNNNNNNNNNNNNNNNNNNNNNNNNNNNNNNNNNNNNNNNNNNNNNNNNNNNNNNNNNNNNNNNNNNNNNNNNNNNNNNNNNNNNNNNNNNNNNNNNNNNNNNNNNNNNNNNNNNNNNNNNNNNNNNNNNNNNNNNNNNNNNNNNNNNNNNNNNNNNNNNNNNNNNNNNNNNNNNNNNNNNNNNNNNNNNNNNNNNNNNNNNNNNNNNNNNNNNNNNNNNNNNNNNNNNNNNNNNNNNNNNNNNNNNNNNNNNNNNNNNNNNNNNNNNNNNNNNNNNNNNNNNNNNNNNNNNNNNNNNNNNNNNNNNNNNNNNNNNNNNNNNNNNNNNNNNNNNNNNNNNNNNNNNNNNNNNNNNNNNNNNNNNNNNNNNNNNNNNNNNNNNNNNNNNNNNNNNNNNNNNNNNNNNNNNNNNNNNNNNNNNNNNNNNNNNNNNNNNNNNNNNNNNNNNNNNNNNNNNNNNNNNNNNNNNNNNNNNNNNNNNNNNNNNNNNNNNNNNNNNNNNNNNNNNNNNNNNNNNNNNNNNNNNNNNNNNNNNNNNNNNNNNNNNNNNNNNNNNNNNNNNNNNNNNNNNNNNNNNNNNNNNNNNNNNNNNNNNNNNNNNNNNNNNNNNNNNNNNNNNNNNNNNNNNNNNNNNNNNNNNNNNNNNNNNNNNNNNNNNNNNNNNNNNNNNNNNNNNNNNNNNNNNNNNNNNNNNNNNNNNNNNNNNNNNNNNNNNNNNNNNNNNNNNNNNNNNNNNNNNNNNNNNNNNNNNNNNNNNNNNNNNNNNNNNNNNNNNNNNNNNNNNNNNNNNNNNNNNNNNNNNNNNNNNNNNNNNNNNNNNNNNNNNNNNNNNNNNNNNNNNNNNNNNNNNNNNNNNNNNNNNNNNNNNNNNNNNNNNNNNNNNNNNNNNNNNNNNNNNNNNNNNNNNNNNNNNNNNNNNNNNNNNNNNNNNNNNNNNNNNNNNNNNNNNNNNNNNNNNNNNNNNNNNNNNNNNNNNNNNNNNNNNNNNNNNNNNNNNNNNNNNNNNNNNNNNNNNNNNNNNNNNNNNNNNNNNNNNNNNNNNNNNNNNNNNNNNNNNNNNNNNNNNNNNNNNNNNNNNNNNNNNNNNNNNNNNNNNNNNNNNNNNNNNNNNNNNNNNNNNNNNNNNNNNNNNNNNNNNNNNNNNNNNNNNNNNNNNNNNNNNNNNNNNNNNNNNNNNNNNNNNNNNNNNNNNNNNNNNNNNNNNNNNNNNNNNNNNNNNNNNNNNNNNNNNNNNNNNNNNNNNNNNNNNNNNNNNNNNNNNNNNNNNNNNNNNNNNNNNNNNNNNNNNNNNNNNNNNNNNNNNNNNNNNNNNNNNNNNNNNNNNNNNNNNNNNNNNNNNNNNNNNNNNNNNNNNNNNNNNNNNNNNNNNNNNNNNNNNNNNNNNNNNNNNNNNNNNNNNNNNNNNNNNNNNNNNNNNNNNNNNNNNNNN
Above is a window of Meleagris gallopavo isolate NT-WF06-2002-E0010 breed Aviagen turkey brand Nicholas breeding stock unplaced genomic scaffold, Turkey_5.1 ChrUn_random_7180001957621, whole genome shotgun sequence DNA encoding:
- the LOC104917222 gene encoding spindle and kinetochore-associated protein 1-like, with the protein product PYFPPAPSPTSHFPPYFLPPSTPFSSSSYMRGRLTLAQINTTLQALHAAAASKYKILHQNPKSMPTAVCSLYHRFQEEETKETKGEIFVVEADLKEFTQLKMDKRFHTILNVLRHCQRVREVRGGRLVRYVLC